A region of the Brachybacterium sacelli genome:
CACGATGATCCGCGGCTACACCGCCGAGGACGTCCGCGCGGCGGAGCGCCCGCTGCTGGATGCCGGTGAGCCCCTCATGCAGCATGCCGCGCGCGCTCTCGCCGGCCGGGCCGCCGAGCGTCTGCGCACCCCTGACGAACCCCAGGTCGTGGTCCTCGCCGGCAGCGGCGCCAACGGCGGGGACGGGCTCCATGCCGCCGCCCTGCTGCGCCGCCAGGGGATCCTCGCCGACGCGATCGCCACCGCCGACGGGCTCCACGCGGGCGGATCGGAGGCCCTGCGGGAGGCCGGCGGCACGTTACGCGCCCTCGAGGACACCGATCCCGAGGACCTCCGCGCCCAGCTCGCCGACGCGGATCTGGTGCTGGATGCGATCGTCGGCATCGGCGGTCGCCCCGAGATCCCCGCCCACCTCACGGCGCTGCTCCAGGAGGTGCGCCGCAGCGGCGTCCCCGTGCTCGCGGTCGACGTGCCCAGCTTCGTGGACGCCTCCACCGGACAGGCGGCCCCCGGTGCCCTCGCGGCCCGGGAGACCGTCACCTTCGGCGCCGTCAAAGCGGGCCTGCTCCTGCCCGGCGGCGCCGACCTCGCCGGTCGCCTCCACCTCGTCGACCTCAGACTGAGCGAGCATCTCCCGCCCGAACCCGCAGTGCTCCGCCTGGGGGACGCCGACGTGCAGGACCTCTGGCCGCACCCGGAGCGAGATGCGACCAAGTACTCACGGGGCGTGGTCGCGATCGCCGCCGGCAGCCCGCGCTTCCCGGGCGCTGCCGTCCTGACCGCCTCGGGCTCGGCACGCACCGGTGCCGGGATGGTGCGCGTCATCGCCCCGCAGAGCGTGCTGGATCTCGTGCTGCGCACCCGCCCCGAGATCGTCGGGCATCCCGCCGAGACGGTGGACCCCGAGTCGATCGGTCGTCTGGACGCCCTCGTCGTGGGCCCGGGCCTGCCGGGTGATGATCCTCGCACCCGCGCCGGTGCGGAGCTGCTGAGCATCTCGGGAGGAGAGCTCGGCCGCGGCGTGCTCGATGCCGGCGGTCTCGACGCGATCGACCCGGAGCACCGCTTCGGCCCCGACGTCGTCCTCACCCCGCACCGCGGGGAAGCGGACCGATTGGCCCAGCGTCTCGGGATCGGCACGGAGCTCCCGGGACCCGAGCTCGCGGCCGCGCTCGCCGCGGCGACCGGGGCGACCGTCCTGCTCAAGGGCGCGATCACCCTCATCGCGCCCGGGGACGGCGGGCCGCTGCGCGCGCAGGACGACGCCACGCCCCAGCTCGCCACCGCCGGCACCGGGGACGTCCTCGCCGGGGTCCTGGGCACCCTGCTCGCCGCCGGGCTGCCCGGACCGGACGCCGCGACCCTGGCCGCGATCCTGCACGGCCGAGCCGGGCGCCGGGCCTCCCGGGACGGGGTGCTGCCCCTGGTCGCCCTCGACGTCGCCGCACACGTCCCGGAGGCACTCGGGACTATCCTGGCGGGCGCCCTGACGTGAACCGAGGAGCTCGATGACCATTCCGATCCCTGCCGAGGACCCTCGGCACGTGCCCAACCGGGCCGTGATCGACCCCGCGGCGATCACCCAGAACACCCGGGCGCTGACCGGGCTGCTCGAGGAGCAGACGGCCCTGATGGCCGTGGTCAAGGCCGACGGCTACGGGCACGGCATGCTCACCGCCGCCCGGGCCGCGCTCGAGGGCGGCGCCACCTGGCTCGGCGTCGCCCATCCCGCCAGCGCGCTCGCCCTCGCCCGCGCCGGCCTCGATGCGCACATCCTCACCTGGCTGTACGAGCCGCGCACCGCCGCCACGGTGCTGCCCGAGGTGCTCTCCTCCGGGATCGACGTGTCGGTCGGCTCCCCGGAGATGCTCGCGCTGGTGGCCGAAGCCGCCCGCCAGGCAGACCGTCGGGCCCGCGTGCATCTGAAGATCGACACCGGCATGGGACGTAACGGCGTCCTGCCCTGGCAGATCCGCGAGCTCGGCCCGGCGATGGCCGAGGACGACTACACCCAGGTGGTCGCCGCCTGGACCCATCTCACCAGCGCGGACGACCCCGCCGACCCCGCGACGGACCAGCAGGTCGAACTGTTCGACTCGGCCTGCGAGGCGCTGGCCGACGAGGTCGGCCCCGTCCCCCTCCAGCACATCGCGAACTCCGCCGCACTGCTGACCCGCCCCGACCTGCACCGGGATCTCGTGCGTCCCGGCATCGCCCTGTACGGCTACCCGCCGGTCTCCACGGACGTGCCGCTGCGCCCCGCGATGACCCTCACCAGCCGCCTGGCCCTGGTCAAGGAGGTCCCCGAGGGGCACAGCATCGGCTACGGACGCATCCACAGCACGGCGCAGCGCACTCGCGTGGGCCTGGTCCCCCTCGGCTACGCCGACGGGCTCCACCGCGCCGCCAGCGACCGCTGCGAGGTGCTCGTGCGCACCGAGTCCGGTGACCGCCGCGCACCGCAGGTGGGCCGGATCAGCATGGACCAGATCGTCATCGACCTGGGCCCGGACTCCGACGCCCGCGCCGGGGACGAGGTGTTCGTCTTCGGTGACGCCGGGGGAGTGCCCAACGCCCCCTCCGCCACCACCGCCGACGACTGGGCGCGCGCCGCGGGGACCATCCCCTATGAGATCCTCACGTCCGTCTCCGGGAGGGTCACCCGGGAGGTGCTCTCGTGAGCGGCCTCGAGGTCCGCACCCACGACGCGGCCGGCACCCGCATCGCCGCCGCGGCGCTCGCCGGCGTGCTGCGCGCCGGGGACCTGCTGGTGCTGGACGGCCCTCTCGGCGCCGGGAAGACCACCTTCACCCAGGGGCTCGGCGAGGGCCTCGGGGTGCGCGGCCCCATCGCGTCGCCGACCTTCGTCATCGAGCGCGTCCACCCCAGCCTGACCGGCGGGCCCGCCCTCGTGCACGTGGACGCCTACCGTCTCGGAGGGGGCGGTGACATCGACGACCTCGACCTCGAGGCCGATCTCGACGCCTCCGTCACGGTCGTCGAATGGGGCCGCGACCGGGTCGAGCACCTCGTGGACTCCTTCCTGCTCATCGAACTGGAGCGGCCCGACCAGGTCGAGGATCCGGAAGATCCCGACGAGTCCCGCGCCCTGCGCCTGACGCCGAGCGGCGGCCGTTGGGACGAGGCGGCGCGGGCCGCGCTCGCTGCCGCTGTGACCGCGCTCGAGGGATCCGCCACCGCCGAGGAGAACCGCTGATGCTGCTGGGAATCGACACCTCCGGAGCGGTGAGCGTCGCCGTCGCCCGCGGCGCCCTCGTCGAGGCCGCGCCACCGGAGGTCCTCGCCGTCCGCGGCGATGACCGCGCCCGTCACCACGACGAAGTGCTACTGGCCCGGATCGACGAGGCGATGCGGGAGGCCGGTGCCGAGCGCCGGGACCTCACCGGCATCGTCGTCGGCCGCGGGCCGGGCCCGTTCACCGGGCTGCGCGTGGGGCTGGTCGCCGCCCGCAGCATCGCCGGGGTGCTGGACCTCCCGCTGCACGGCCTCAGTTCGCTCGACGCCCTTGCGCACCAGGCCCTGGCCGGGGCGAGCGTCGGCGGGGCGGCACCGGTCACGGTCGGTGTCGCACTGGACGCGCGTCGCCGCGAGGTCTACCACGCCCGCTACCGGCGCGCCGCCGACGGCACGGTGACCCGCGAGGCCGGTCCTGCCGTCGACGCCCCGGCAGAGGTCGCCGCCGAGCTCACCGCCTGCGACCTCCTCGTCGGCTCCGGCACCGGGCTGTACCCGGAACTGCTCCCGGCCACCGCCGAGATGGCGCACGCCGACGCCGGGCACCTGATCCTCGCCGCCGCGCAGCTGAGCGCCCAGGGCGCGGACCTCTCCGACACCGCGCCGCTGTACCTGCGGGAGCCCGACGCCGCCAAGCCCACCGCGCGCAAGAGCGCTCTGGGTCGCTGAGATGCCCGCCGGGACGGGCAGCGCGGCTGCCGCGGGGCCGTGGGCCCTGCGCCCGGTCACTCCCGAGGACATCGAGGTGATCGCCCACGCCGAGCTCGAGCTGTTCCCCGACGAGGCCTGGAACGTCTTCCAGCTCGCCGAGGAGATCTCCCACCGCGACCGTCGTTACGTCCTGGCCGCCGAGGGAGCCGAAGCGGGTGGGAGCCTGCTCGGATACGCCGGGATCATGCTCGCCGGCGACCTGGCCGACCTGCACACCATCGGCACTCTCCGCGAAGGCGCCGGCATCGGCCGCGCGCTGCTGATCTGGTGCGAGGAGCAGGCCCGCGCCGGGGGCGCCGTGCGGATGCTGCTCGAGGTGCGGGAGGACAACGACCGGGCGCGCCGCTTCTACGCTGCGGCCGGCTACCGCGAGATCGACCGGCGCCGCGGCTACTACCCGATCCGCGGCAGGCGCATCGACGCGCTGGTCCTGGAGCGCACGCTGACCGCGTGACCGCGTGACCGCGTGACCGCGTGACCGCGTGACCGTCGGGCCGTTCGGCCACGAGGCCGGGTCAGAAGCGGCTCACAGGAAGTCGCGGACCTTCCAGAAGAGTTCCGGATAGCGGGCCTCCAGCCGCACCGTGCCGATCCGCATCCCCACGAGGAAGGCGACCACGCCCAGGACGAGGGAGACCAGACCGGCTACCAGCAGCAGCACCTCGCTGCCCACCACCAGGCCCCAGATCGCGATCCCGATCGTCGGGATCTGCGGGACGAACACGGCGACCATCGCGATCGTCATCGTGAGCATCGCGTTCGCGCTGGAGGCCGACTTGTCCTTCATCGGGTTGGTGCCGGGAGGGGAGGACGGGTACGGCATGATCGCGCCGACCGCGACCGACGCCCCCCATCCGGTGACCATGACCCCCAGGGATGCGAGCGCCGTCAGCGGGATCAGGTGCGCCATGTCGTACAGCAGCGGCATCACGATGGTGATCAGCAGCACCG
Encoded here:
- a CDS encoding NAD(P)H-hydrate dehydratase, with protein sequence MIRGYTAEDVRAAERPLLDAGEPLMQHAARALAGRAAERLRTPDEPQVVVLAGSGANGGDGLHAAALLRRQGILADAIATADGLHAGGSEALREAGGTLRALEDTDPEDLRAQLADADLVLDAIVGIGGRPEIPAHLTALLQEVRRSGVPVLAVDVPSFVDASTGQAAPGALAARETVTFGAVKAGLLLPGGADLAGRLHLVDLRLSEHLPPEPAVLRLGDADVQDLWPHPERDATKYSRGVVAIAAGSPRFPGAAVLTASGSARTGAGMVRVIAPQSVLDLVLRTRPEIVGHPAETVDPESIGRLDALVVGPGLPGDDPRTRAGAELLSISGGELGRGVLDAGGLDAIDPEHRFGPDVVLTPHRGEADRLAQRLGIGTELPGPELAAALAAATGATVLLKGAITLIAPGDGGPLRAQDDATPQLATAGTGDVLAGVLGTLLAAGLPGPDAATLAAILHGRAGRRASRDGVLPLVALDVAAHVPEALGTILAGALT
- the alr gene encoding alanine racemase, which gives rise to MTIPIPAEDPRHVPNRAVIDPAAITQNTRALTGLLEEQTALMAVVKADGYGHGMLTAARAALEGGATWLGVAHPASALALARAGLDAHILTWLYEPRTAATVLPEVLSSGIDVSVGSPEMLALVAEAARQADRRARVHLKIDTGMGRNGVLPWQIRELGPAMAEDDYTQVVAAWTHLTSADDPADPATDQQVELFDSACEALADEVGPVPLQHIANSAALLTRPDLHRDLVRPGIALYGYPPVSTDVPLRPAMTLTSRLALVKEVPEGHSIGYGRIHSTAQRTRVGLVPLGYADGLHRAASDRCEVLVRTESGDRRAPQVGRISMDQIVIDLGPDSDARAGDEVFVFGDAGGVPNAPSATTADDWARAAGTIPYEILTSVSGRVTREVLS
- the tsaE gene encoding tRNA (adenosine(37)-N6)-threonylcarbamoyltransferase complex ATPase subunit type 1 TsaE; this translates as MSGLEVRTHDAAGTRIAAAALAGVLRAGDLLVLDGPLGAGKTTFTQGLGEGLGVRGPIASPTFVIERVHPSLTGGPALVHVDAYRLGGGGDIDDLDLEADLDASVTVVEWGRDRVEHLVDSFLLIELERPDQVEDPEDPDESRALRLTPSGGRWDEAARAALAAAVTALEGSATAEENR
- the tsaB gene encoding tRNA (adenosine(37)-N6)-threonylcarbamoyltransferase complex dimerization subunit type 1 TsaB, with the protein product MLLGIDTSGAVSVAVARGALVEAAPPEVLAVRGDDRARHHDEVLLARIDEAMREAGAERRDLTGIVVGRGPGPFTGLRVGLVAARSIAGVLDLPLHGLSSLDALAHQALAGASVGGAAPVTVGVALDARRREVYHARYRRAADGTVTREAGPAVDAPAEVAAELTACDLLVGSGTGLYPELLPATAEMAHADAGHLILAAAQLSAQGADLSDTAPLYLREPDAAKPTARKSALGR
- a CDS encoding GNAT family N-acetyltransferase, translating into MPAGTGSAAAAGPWALRPVTPEDIEVIAHAELELFPDEAWNVFQLAEEISHRDRRYVLAAEGAEAGGSLLGYAGIMLAGDLADLHTIGTLREGAGIGRALLIWCEEQARAGGAVRMLLEVREDNDRARRFYAAAGYREIDRRRGYYPIRGRRIDALVLERTLTA